The proteins below are encoded in one region of Pseudomonas putida NBRC 14164:
- the aroQ gene encoding type II 3-dehydroquinate dehydratase translates to MAANVLMLHGINHNMFGKRDPRQYGSATLADIDQALKALGEELGAMVESFQTNFEGALCERIHQAVEDRVDAVLINAGAWTHYSYGIRDALAILEAPVVEVHMSNIHAREPFRHHSVFAEVVRGQICGFGVETYLLALRAAMRML, encoded by the coding sequence ATGGCCGCCAATGTCCTGATGCTGCACGGCATCAACCACAACATGTTCGGCAAGCGCGACCCGCGCCAATACGGCTCCGCGACCCTGGCCGACATTGATCAGGCCTTGAAGGCGCTGGGAGAAGAGCTGGGGGCGATGGTCGAGAGCTTCCAGACCAACTTCGAAGGTGCCCTGTGCGAACGTATCCATCAGGCCGTTGAGGACCGGGTGGATGCGGTGCTGATCAATGCCGGGGCGTGGACCCATTACAGCTATGGCATTCGTGACGCATTGGCCATTCTCGAAGCGCCGGTGGTTGAAGTACATATGTCCAACATCCATGCTAGGGAGCCGTTCCGACATCATTCGGTATTTGCCGAAGTGGTGCGCGGGCAGATCTGCGGGTTTGGCGTCGAGACTTACCTGCTCGCATTGCGTGCGGCCATGCGCATGCTCTAA
- a CDS encoding VOC family protein yields MSQPKAYLEHVAFWVRDIQWHIRFFSEVCGMTLREVQGSIEQPAQYWTLGGLQFIHQPDFDGPEGRMAHLGIMCEDLEAALAAAQRFGVSEMPQGRNWLRLPDGLAVEFIQALPRACVAQALAIDPRAEVQA; encoded by the coding sequence ATGAGCCAGCCAAAAGCCTACCTCGAACACGTCGCCTTCTGGGTGCGTGACATCCAGTGGCACATCCGCTTTTTCAGTGAAGTGTGTGGCATGACCCTGCGCGAAGTGCAGGGCAGCATCGAGCAGCCCGCTCAGTACTGGACGCTGGGAGGCCTGCAATTCATCCATCAGCCCGATTTCGACGGCCCGGAAGGGCGCATGGCGCACCTGGGCATCATGTGCGAAGACCTGGAGGCGGCGCTGGCTGCGGCGCAGCGCTTCGGTGTCAGCGAAATGCCCCAGGGCCGCAACTGGTTGCGCCTGCCTGATGGCCTGGCAGTGGAATTCATCCAGGCGCTGCCCAGGGCCTGTGTCGCGCAGGCATTGGCGATTGACCCGCGTGCGGAGGTACAGGCATGA
- the aroE gene encoding shikimate dehydrogenase, with product MSDRYAVIGRPINHTKSPLIHGLFAQASGQHLDYGAIEGSLEGFEAQVLQFRGDGGLGMNITAPFKLRAFELADRRSERAQLARAANALKFEDGCIVAENFDGIGLLRDIEDNLGEPLRNRRVLVLGAGGAVRGSLLPFLQAGPSELVIANRDMSKALALRNELDHPRLRISRYEALQGQTFDIVVNATSASLVGELPPLPGAVLGETRLAYELAYGKGLTPFLHLAREAGVARVADGVGMLVEQAAEAFAWWRGIRPETRAVIDRLTIPLE from the coding sequence ATGAGCGACCGTTACGCAGTGATCGGCCGGCCGATCAACCATACCAAGTCACCGCTGATTCATGGCCTGTTCGCCCAGGCCAGCGGCCAGCACCTGGACTATGGAGCCATCGAGGGCTCGTTGGAAGGCTTCGAGGCCCAGGTGCTGCAATTTCGCGGTGACGGCGGGCTGGGCATGAACATCACTGCGCCGTTCAAGCTGCGCGCCTTCGAGTTGGCTGACCGGCGCAGTGAGCGTGCGCAATTGGCCCGTGCTGCCAACGCACTCAAGTTCGAAGATGGCTGCATCGTGGCCGAAAACTTCGATGGTATCGGGTTGCTGCGCGACATCGAAGACAACCTCGGTGAACCGCTGCGCAACCGCCGCGTGTTGGTGCTCGGTGCCGGGGGTGCAGTACGTGGGTCACTGTTGCCCTTTCTGCAGGCGGGGCCCAGCGAGCTGGTGATTGCCAACCGCGACATGAGCAAAGCCCTTGCGTTGCGCAACGAACTGGATCACCCGAGGTTGCGTATCAGCCGATACGAAGCGCTGCAAGGGCAAACCTTCGACATTGTGGTCAACGCCACTTCCGCCAGCCTGGTCGGGGAACTGCCGCCGTTACCTGGCGCGGTACTGGGCGAGACGCGGCTGGCCTATGAGCTGGCGTATGGCAAAGGCCTCACGCCGTTCCTGCACCTGGCGCGGGAGGCCGGTGTGGCACGCGTTGCTGATGGCGTGGGCATGCTGGTCGAACAGGCCGCAGAGGCGTTTGCCTGGTGGCGAGGGATACGGCCCGAAACCCGTGCTGTGATCGATCGCCTGACGATCCCGCTGGAGTAA
- a CDS encoding MaoC family dehydratase: protein MSVIEKYWDDAREGDECISPTYTVTRERILAYADLTGDHTPVHVDEAYANASHFGCLVAHGLFGLSIADGLKTQCAYRFLPGMSLGWTWDFVLPIKVNDVLHVRMRVGAMRPSNSRPGWGIVVLPSELINQHGQVVQRGEHRLMVPRRVQA, encoded by the coding sequence ATGAGCGTGATTGAAAAGTACTGGGACGATGCCCGCGAAGGCGATGAGTGCATCAGCCCGACCTACACCGTGACCCGCGAGCGTATCCTGGCCTACGCCGACCTGACCGGGGACCACACCCCGGTGCATGTGGACGAGGCCTACGCCAATGCCAGCCACTTTGGTTGCCTGGTCGCCCATGGCCTGTTCGGCCTTTCGATTGCAGATGGCTTGAAGACCCAGTGCGCCTACCGCTTCCTGCCGGGCATGTCGCTGGGTTGGACCTGGGACTTCGTGTTACCCATCAAGGTGAACGATGTGCTGCACGTGCGCATGCGCGTGGGTGCGATGCGCCCGAGCAACAGCCGCCCAGGCTGGGGCATCGTGGTGCTGCCATCGGAACTGATCAACCAGCATGGGCAGGTCGTGCAGCGTGGCGAGCACCGGTTGATGGTGCCGCGGAGGGTGCAGGCATGA
- a CDS encoding CaiB/BaiF CoA transferase family protein, translating into MSQALPLAGIRVIDYSHFLAGPYVGRCLAALGAEVIKVERPGSGDAGRQHAFTLDDQQSGYFLQLNMGKQGVSVNMKDPRGKAFMQRLADSADVFIENYRPGALDKLGLGHAELSARNPRLVYCSISAYGHTGPDAHRAGFGLIAEAKSGIMQMVGVPGEAPPLLRISLGDMYTGIHAVAAINAALLGRVSSGRGQHIDMALYDTLVSMHEYAVQCYTLSDGTVLPEQTGHDMPTSTLYGVFRAADGDLVIAAQVDDAWQRFAAMLEANGGPAGFGNDSRYHSLNGRNAHREAILAVVRDWVGARSVADILALLDAIDIPSAKVQRIDEVLADPQIQARNMVIEQQHPRYGTLRLPNLPFRFSDCDTTIHQVAPDLGQHNAEVAAALGFSPEEITAMQADGVLFTHGDAR; encoded by the coding sequence ATGAGCCAGGCATTGCCATTGGCGGGTATCCGCGTCATCGATTACAGCCACTTCCTTGCCGGCCCTTATGTCGGGCGTTGCCTGGCGGCGCTGGGCGCCGAAGTGATCAAGGTCGAACGACCGGGTAGCGGCGATGCCGGCCGCCAGCACGCGTTTACCCTGGACGATCAGCAGAGTGGCTACTTCCTGCAATTGAACATGGGCAAGCAGGGGGTCAGCGTGAACATGAAGGACCCGCGCGGCAAAGCCTTCATGCAGCGCCTTGCCGACTCGGCCGATGTGTTCATCGAGAACTACCGGCCCGGCGCGCTGGACAAGCTGGGGTTGGGCCATGCCGAGCTGTCGGCGCGTAATCCGCGCCTGGTGTATTGCTCGATTTCCGCCTACGGCCACACCGGCCCGGATGCCCATCGCGCCGGCTTCGGGCTTATTGCCGAAGCCAAGAGCGGGATCATGCAGATGGTCGGCGTGCCGGGTGAAGCGCCGCCACTGCTGCGCATTTCGCTGGGCGACATGTACACCGGCATCCACGCTGTCGCGGCTATCAACGCGGCGTTGCTGGGGCGGGTGAGCAGTGGTCGCGGCCAGCACATCGACATGGCCCTGTACGACACGCTGGTGTCGATGCATGAATACGCCGTGCAGTGCTACACGCTGTCCGACGGCACCGTGCTGCCCGAGCAGACCGGCCATGACATGCCCACGTCCACCTTGTATGGCGTATTCCGCGCCGCGGATGGCGACCTGGTGATTGCTGCCCAGGTCGATGATGCCTGGCAGCGTTTTGCAGCCATGCTCGAAGCCAACGGCGGCCCTGCAGGTTTTGGCAACGACAGCCGTTACCACAGCCTCAACGGCCGCAATGCCCACCGCGAGGCGATTCTGGCAGTGGTCCGTGATTGGGTGGGCGCGCGTTCGGTGGCTGACATCCTCGCCCTGCTCGACGCCATCGATATCCCCAGTGCCAAGGTCCAGCGCATCGACGAGGTGCTGGCCGACCCGCAAATCCAGGCGCGCAATATGGTCATCGAGCAGCAGCACCCGCGTTATGGCACCTTGCGCCTGCCCAACCTGCCGTTTCGCTTTTCCGACTGTGACACCACGATCCACCAAGTGGCCCCGGACCTCGGCCAGCACAATGCCGAAGTGGCCGCGGCGCTTGGCTTCAGCCCTGAAGAAATCACCGCCATGCAGGCAGACGGTGTGCTGTTTACCCACGGAGATGCACGATGA